Proteins encoded together in one Diabrotica undecimpunctata isolate CICGRU chromosome 3, icDiaUnde3, whole genome shotgun sequence window:
- the LOC140435502 gene encoding uncharacterized protein, whose protein sequence is MFRLLPVIAASCFQLAALPVEMWSNILRLLDPLSLLATARSDPRFKSICLSDSVLRNNLRDALEIERRQAEEIIRNPAKSIFISREDGKRVFAANVSKKITRKSVNLKHSLEVRKKKLMKIENKKKNQCLSAVKKVFNCRI, encoded by the exons ATGTTTCGTTTATTGCCAGTGATCGCTGCATCCTGCTTCCAGTTGGCGGCGCTTCCCGTGGAAATGTGGTCTAATATTTTAAG ATTGTTGGATCCATTGTCATTATTGGCAACTGCAAGATCAGATCCCAGATTCAAGAGTATTTGTCTTAGCGACAGCGTGTTGAGAAATAATCTCCGGGATGCTTTGGAGATTGAAAGACGTCAGGCCGAAGAAATTATACGGAATCCTgcaaaatcaatatttatttccAGGGAAGATGGCAAAAGAGTATTTGCAGCTAATGTCTCCAAGAAGATCACCAGGAAAtctgtaaatttaaaacatagtTTGGAGGTACGCAAGAAAAAACTGatgaaaatagaaaataaaaagaaaaaccaatGTCTATCTGCTGTTAagaaagtttttaattgtagaatttaa
- the LOC140435503 gene encoding uncharacterized protein has product MFRLLPVIAASCFQLAALPVEMWSNILRLLDPLSLLATARSDPRFKSICLSDSVLRNNLRDALEIERRQAEEIIRNPAKSIFISREDGKRVFAANVSKKITRKSINLKHILEVLKKKPMKIENKKKNQCLSAVKKVFNCRI; this is encoded by the exons ATGTTTCGTTTATTGCCAGTGATCGCTGCATCCTGCTTCCAGTTGGCGGCGCTTCCCGTGGAAATGTGGTCTAATATTTTAAG ATTGTTGGATCCATTGTCATTATTGGCAACTGCAAGATCAGATCCCAGATTCAAGAGTATTTGTCTTAGCGACAGCGTGTTGAGAAATAATCTCCGGGATGCTTTGGAGATTGAAAGACGTCAGGCCGAAGAAATTATACGGAATCCTgcaaaatcaatatttatttccAGGGAAGATGGCAAAAGAGTATTTGCAGCTAATGTCTCCAAGAAGATCACCAGGAAAtctataaatttaaaacatattttggaGGTACTCAAGAAAAAACCGatgaaaatagaaaataaaaagaaaaaccaatGTCTATCTGCTGTTAagaaagtttttaattgtagaatttaa